The sequence AGAATGCCGGAGTCTGCCCGAGCTACTGCGGTGATGCTACCAAGTCCACCTGGCTGGGCCATGACTGTGGACGCCTGTGGTTTCAGGCTTCTATGACTGACCACTTCTCAGTCTGACACACGATGAGTCACGTGGCTGAGTCGCCACTATCCTACCCGATCTGGTTAAGCTCCGACCGAGCGAGGGAAAGCGTCATCTTTGATAGGAATCGGGCTGCAAAGTGGTTGATAAGCGCTGCTTGTTAATCAAAGAAATATAAGGAAATTCTTGCCGCCTACTGTGCAACTGTTCCCAGTAGATCCTCAGATTTATATTACCGGAGCGAGCTGCTTCCATCGCCTCCAAGAAGACTCCAGGTGCAAAAGAATTGGGTTaagcgaaaaaaaagccaatATCAGGCCTTACATCCGAAGATTTTTGATACCCCGCCTGCGATAAAAACTTCGCTCCACATTAGGATTTTCCATCTTTCGACCAACACAACACCAAAAACTCGTGTCCCCAAAATAACGAGAGTCATGTCGACAGCCACGCAGCAGACCAGCGGTGCTGCCGCCAATCTGCCTTACACCTGCAACACTTGCCTGGTTGCTTTCCACCGCAGCGATGCGCAACGAGACCACATGCGGAAGGACTGGCAGTAAGTGGCGAAAGTCAAGACCGCAGCGCCAGAAAGTCCATTATATTGACGAATGCTCTTTTTTACAGCTTGTACAACATGAAGCGCCGTATTGCCTCTCTCCCGCCGGTAGCTCTCGAGGTTTTTAACGAGAAGGTACTGGCTGCCAAAGCCAACTCAACTCAGGCCGCCGCCAAAGCCTCTTTTGAGAAGACCTGCCACCCTTGCCAGAAGACGTTTTACAGCGAGAACTCCTACCAGAATCACGTCAAGAGCTCGAAGCACAAGCAGCGTGAGCACCGGCTGTTGAAGGATGGCGACGACGCTTCAGTGTTGAGCTCAGCATTCTCAATGGGTGAGCCGGTCGCCAAGCCCAGCGAAAGCGAAATCGCCAAGGTCACGAATGGGATTCAATCCACTACTattcaagaggaagaggaggatgtcgAGATGCAAAATGACAAGACTGAGTTCTCGGTCGCCCGCTGCCTGTTCTGCTTGACCGAGTCTGCCGACATCCAGTCTAACGTTGAACACATGTACAAGTCCCACGGAATGTTCGTTCCCGAGCAAGACTACCTTGTTGATCTCAATGGTCTTCTCCACTACTTGTATCGCAAGATCACTGAGAATCACGAATGTCTCTACTGCCACGCAATTCGCAACAACGCCGAAGGTGCTCGCACACACATGCGAGACAAGGGTCATTGCATGATCGCTTTTGaggctgaagaagagcagaTCGAAATTGGACAGTACTATGATTTCCGCAGTACTTACTCGGAcggagaggatgatgacgaagatgaggacatGGCTGAGTCTGGCGGTGTGAAGGTGAAAACcgacggagatgatgacggttGGGAGACGGATGCCTCCTcggttgatgaggatgacgtGCTTGATTCACGCCGCAAGGCACCCCTTGTCTACCAAGACGAGTATGAGCTGCACCTGCCTTCTGGCCGCAGTGTTGGCCACCGTTCGCTCGCCAAGTACTACCGCC comes from Penicillium oxalicum strain HP7-1 chromosome I, whole genome shotgun sequence and encodes:
- a CDS encoding Cytoplasmic 60S subunit biogenesis factor REI1 — translated: MSTATQQTSGAAANLPYTCNTCLVAFHRSDAQRDHMRKDWHLYNMKRRIASLPPVALEVFNEKVLAAKANSTQAAAKASFEKTCHPCQKTFYSENSYQNHVKSSKHKQREHRLLKDGDDASVLSSAFSMGEPVAKPSESEIAKVTNGIQSTTIQEEEEDVEMQNDKTEFSVARCLFCLTESADIQSNVEHMYKSHGMFVPEQDYLVDLNGLLHYLYRKITENHECLYCHAIRNNAEGARTHMRDKGHCMIAFEAEEEQIEIGQYYDFRSTYSDGEDDDEDEDMAESGGVKVKTDGDDDGWETDASSVDEDDVLDSRRKAPLVYQDEYELHLPSGRSVGHRSLAKYYRQNLNNYPTPEERAEHQLAIANGEIDEDEKPRGRNQNRALITRANGGTGMIGVGEHTREKVRSAERRERTRALRSENRYLARIQRANNSQKHFRDPLLQ